A region of Mammaliicoccus sp. Dog046 DNA encodes the following proteins:
- a CDS encoding NAD(P)/FAD-dependent oxidoreductase: MYHTIIIGAGPSGLMAAYSASVNGNHVLLLEKKKGLGRKLRISGGGRCNVTNRLPYEEIIQNIPGNGKFLYSPFSTFDNESIIQFFESRQVKLKEEDHGRMFPVSNRAQDVVEALVTAVKDNGVEIRQETAVASIESEQDQITGVTLNNGTFIPARTVIIASGGCSVPHTGSTGDGYKFAEHLGHTITELFPTEVPIKSNEPFIKDKTLQGLSLQNVGLSVLKKNGKPRITHQMDMLFTHFGVSGPAALRCSQFIFKEQKSQKKQEIQMAIDLFPETKSHDLEQQIIKKLKDEPNKAIKNALKGLVQERYLHFILKQSSIDIDTTYHHLSQQVIRDFVQNLKAFTFTVNGTLPIDKAFVTGGGVNIKEIEPNTMQSKICSGLFFSGEVLDIHGYTGGYNITSALVTGYVAGHNASLIE, encoded by the coding sequence ATGTATCATACTATTATTATCGGTGCAGGACCAAGCGGATTAATGGCCGCATATAGTGCAAGTGTAAACGGCAATCACGTATTATTACTTGAAAAGAAAAAAGGTCTTGGACGTAAACTACGCATTTCTGGCGGTGGCCGATGCAACGTCACAAATCGATTACCATACGAAGAAATCATTCAAAATATTCCAGGAAACGGTAAATTTTTATATAGTCCATTTTCAACTTTTGACAATGAATCGATTATACAATTTTTTGAATCAAGACAAGTTAAGTTAAAAGAAGAAGACCATGGCCGTATGTTTCCTGTGTCAAACCGTGCTCAAGATGTTGTTGAAGCACTCGTTACAGCTGTAAAAGACAACGGTGTTGAGATTCGACAAGAAACTGCTGTTGCATCAATTGAAAGTGAACAAGATCAAATCACAGGTGTTACATTAAATAACGGTACATTTATTCCAGCACGAACGGTCATCATTGCTTCGGGTGGTTGTAGTGTTCCTCATACTGGATCAACCGGTGATGGATATAAATTTGCAGAACATCTTGGTCATACGATTACCGAATTATTCCCTACCGAAGTGCCTATTAAATCTAATGAACCTTTCATTAAAGACAAAACATTACAAGGTTTAAGTTTACAAAATGTAGGCCTATCTGTATTAAAGAAAAATGGTAAACCAAGAATCACACATCAAATGGATATGTTATTTACTCACTTTGGCGTTTCTGGTCCAGCCGCTTTAAGATGTAGTCAATTTATCTTCAAAGAACAAAAATCTCAAAAGAAACAAGAGATTCAAATGGCTATTGATTTATTTCCAGAAACCAAATCTCATGATTTAGAACAACAAATCATTAAGAAATTAAAAGACGAACCAAACAAAGCCATAAAAAATGCTTTAAAAGGACTCGTACAAGAAAGATATTTACATTTTATTTTAAAACAGTCAAGTATTGATATAGATACAACGTATCATCATTTATCACAACAAGTAATAAGAGATTTCGTTCAAAACTTAAAAGCATTTACTTTTACTGTTAATGGTACACTACCAATTGATAAAGCATTCGTCACAGGTGGCGGCGTGAATATTAAAGAAATTGAACCTAATACGATGCAATCTAAAATTTGCAGTGGCCTATTCTTCTCAGGTGAAGTATTAGATATTCACGGTTATACTGGTGGTTATAATATAACAAGTGCATTAGTTACTGGTTATGTAGCTGGACATAACGCTTCGTTAATAGAATAA
- a CDS encoding YtxH domain-containing protein, which yields MAKKAGLFRTLAVLGGTAAAVVLSKKENRDRLKNEYSKYKEDPESYKESAKQRANDIKGKAQDEYTKYKEDPTSYKQSAKEKAKSEYQKAKEDPKGYASNAKGRLKKQDQEPIDQREAKFDDEGGTANGNLRVVTEEDLKK from the coding sequence ATGGCTAAAAAAGCAGGATTATTTAGAACGCTAGCTGTACTTGGAGGTACTGCAGCGGCAGTAGTATTATCTAAAAAAGAAAATAGAGATAGATTGAAAAACGAATACAGCAAGTACAAAGAAGATCCAGAAAGCTATAAAGAGTCAGCAAAACAAAGAGCAAACGACATTAAAGGGAAAGCTCAAGATGAGTACACTAAATATAAAGAAGACCCAACTTCTTATAAACAATCTGCCAAAGAAAAAGCAAAATCAGAATACCAAAAAGCAAAAGAAGATCCTAAAGGATATGCTTCTAATGCTAAAGGTCGTCTAAAAAAACAAGATCAAGAACCAATTGATCAAAGAGAAGCTAAGTTTGACGATGAAGGCGGAACAGCAAACGGTAACTTACGAGTAGTTACAGAAGAAGACTTAAAGAAATAA
- a CDS encoding pseudouridine synthase, with translation MRLDKFLANSGIGTRKEVKKYLKGNLVTVNDEIVKKADMHINPEEDIVTFDDIPIAYEPVVYLMMNKPAGFVSATEDDEHETVVDIVPEYMHLDLFPVGRLDKDTEGLLLLTNDGKFSHQLMSPKHRVPKRYYAEVDGHISEDAIDKFKQGIDLGDFTSTPSELEIVENGEQSIAYVTIYEGKFHQVKRMFHSINCEVTYLKRTKIANLELDEELELGEYRHLTEIDFENLDL, from the coding sequence TTGAGACTAGATAAATTTTTAGCTAATTCAGGTATTGGCACACGTAAAGAAGTTAAGAAATATTTAAAAGGTAATTTAGTTACTGTAAACGATGAAATTGTTAAAAAAGCAGACATGCATATCAATCCAGAAGAAGATATCGTTACATTTGATGATATTCCAATTGCATATGAACCAGTTGTCTATTTAATGATGAATAAACCAGCTGGCTTTGTATCTGCTACAGAAGACGATGAACATGAAACAGTTGTAGATATCGTACCAGAATACATGCATTTAGATTTATTCCCGGTAGGACGTTTAGATAAAGATACAGAAGGATTATTACTGTTAACGAATGACGGCAAATTCTCACATCAATTGATGAGTCCAAAACATCGCGTACCAAAAAGATATTATGCGGAAGTGGATGGTCACATAAGTGAAGATGCAATTGATAAATTTAAGCAAGGTATTGATTTAGGGGACTTTACATCAACACCAAGTGAATTAGAGATTGTCGAGAATGGTGAGCAGTCTATCGCATATGTAACGATATATGAAGGGAAGTTTCATCAAGTAAAAAGAATGTTCCATTCAATCAATTGCGAAGTCACTTATTTAAAACGAACTAAAATAGCAAATTTAGAATTAGATGAAGAACTAGAACTTGGTGAATATAGACATTTAACAGAAATAGATTTTGAAAACTTAGATTTATAA
- the dat gene encoding D-amino-acid transaminase has protein sequence MTYIFINDEFVDESEGKVSFSDRGYNFGDGIYEYIRIYNGKVFTSKEHYERLFRSAKEIGLNLDGYSVEGLTDVTKELAKKNNVVNGGVYIQVTRGVAPRNHPFPDASTKPVFSAFSKSYDRPYDQLENGVKAITEEDIRWLRCDIKSLNLLGNVLAKEKATQNDAVEAIMHRGETVTEGSSSNVYAIKDGEIYTHPANHLILNGITRRVIKELAEDLNVPFIEEAFTVDFLKDADEVIVSSTSIEVMPVVQINDQQVSDGKVGPITKQLQKAFDNYIESKS, from the coding sequence ATGACATATATTTTTATAAATGATGAATTTGTAGATGAATCTGAAGGTAAAGTAAGTTTTTCTGATAGAGGATATAATTTTGGAGACGGAATTTATGAATACATACGTATATACAATGGAAAAGTATTTACGTCTAAAGAACACTATGAAAGATTATTTAGAAGTGCAAAAGAAATTGGATTAAACTTAGATGGTTATTCAGTTGAAGGGCTAACTGATGTTACAAAAGAACTTGCAAAGAAAAATAATGTCGTTAATGGCGGTGTTTATATTCAAGTAACACGTGGTGTAGCGCCACGTAACCACCCATTCCCTGATGCTAGTACTAAACCAGTGTTTAGTGCATTTTCTAAGAGCTATGACAGACCGTATGATCAATTAGAAAACGGTGTGAAGGCAATTACTGAAGAAGATATTAGATGGTTAAGATGTGATATTAAGAGTTTAAACTTACTTGGTAATGTACTTGCTAAAGAAAAAGCAACGCAAAATGATGCTGTTGAAGCAATCATGCATAGAGGGGAAACTGTAACTGAAGGTAGTTCAAGTAATGTCTATGCGATTAAAGACGGTGAAATTTATACACACCCTGCTAATCATTTGATTTTGAATGGTATCACTAGACGTGTGATTAAAGAACTAGCAGAAGATTTAAATGTTCCGTTTATTGAAGAGGCATTTACAGTGGATTTCTTAAAAGACGCTGATGAAGTGATCGTTTCAAGTACATCTATTGAAGTAATGCCAGTCGTTCAAATTAATGACCAACAAGTTTCTGATGGAAAAGTGGGTCCAATTACAAAACAATTACAAAAAGCATTCGACAATTATATAGAGTCAAAGTCATAA
- the leuS gene encoding leucine--tRNA ligase → MNYNHQDIEKKWQNFWDKNKTFKASDQVGQKKFYALDMFPYPSGAGLHVGHPEGYTATDIVSRYKRMQGYNVLHPMGWDAFGLPAEQYAIDTGNDPKAFTAQNIETFKRQIKELGFSYDWDREINTTDPEYYKWTQWIFIQLYNKGLAYVDEVAVNWCPALGTVLSNEEIVDGVSERGGHPVIRKPMRQWVLKITEYADRLLEDLNDVDWPESIKDMQRNWIGRSEGAELTFNIDDTELSFDVFTTRPDTIYGATFAVLSPEHPLVDQITTEDEKEAVAEYKRAASLKSDLERTDLAKDKSGVFTGAFTTNPFTGKKMPIWIADYVLISYGTGAVMAVPAHDERDAEFAEKFNLDIMTVYNEEGKMIDSDQLNGLTQEEAVPKAIDMLEEKGIGKKKVSYKLRDWLFSRQRYWGEPIPVIHWEDGTMTTVPEEELPLLLPETDQVKPSGTGESPLANIESFINVVDPKNGMKGRRETNTMPQWAGSCWYYLRYIDPHNDKQLADPELLKHWLPVDLYIGGVEHAVLHLLYARFWHKVLYDIGVVPTKEPFQKLYNQGMILGEGNEKMSKSKGNVVNPDDIVRSHGADTLRLYEMFMGPLDAAIAWSENGLDGSRRFLDRVWRLLVTEEGELSSKVTTDQTPQLDKVYNQTVKKVTEDFNTLNFNTAISQMMVFINDCYKQDQINKSYVEGFVKLLSPIAPHISEELWEKLGHDDTVTYEAWPTFDESLLVDNEVEIVIQVNGKLKDKISISKDLSKEEMEAVALENDKVKEAIEGKTVRKVIAVPQKLVNIVAN, encoded by the coding sequence ATGAATTATAATCATCAGGATATTGAGAAGAAGTGGCAAAATTTTTGGGATAAGAACAAAACATTTAAAGCAAGTGATCAAGTTGGTCAGAAGAAATTCTATGCATTAGATATGTTTCCTTATCCATCTGGAGCAGGATTACATGTAGGGCATCCAGAAGGTTATACGGCAACTGATATCGTTTCTAGATATAAGAGAATGCAAGGATACAATGTATTACACCCAATGGGATGGGATGCATTTGGTTTACCTGCAGAACAATATGCAATTGATACAGGTAACGACCCTAAAGCATTTACAGCTCAAAATATAGAAACATTTAAAAGACAAATTAAAGAACTTGGTTTTTCTTACGATTGGGATAGAGAAATCAATACGACAGATCCTGAATATTATAAATGGACACAATGGATATTCATCCAACTTTATAATAAAGGTTTAGCATATGTAGATGAAGTTGCTGTTAACTGGTGTCCAGCATTAGGAACAGTACTTTCTAATGAAGAAATTGTTGATGGCGTATCAGAACGTGGTGGACACCCTGTTATTAGAAAGCCAATGCGTCAATGGGTATTAAAAATTACAGAATATGCAGATCGTTTATTAGAAGATTTAAACGATGTAGATTGGCCAGAATCTATTAAAGATATGCAAAGAAACTGGATTGGTAGATCTGAAGGTGCTGAATTAACATTTAACATTGATGATACTGAATTGTCATTTGATGTATTTACAACTCGTCCAGATACAATTTACGGTGCAACTTTTGCTGTACTTTCACCGGAGCATCCATTAGTTGATCAAATTACTACTGAAGATGAAAAAGAAGCCGTTGCTGAATATAAACGTGCTGCATCACTTAAATCCGATTTAGAAAGAACAGATTTAGCAAAAGATAAAAGTGGCGTGTTTACGGGTGCGTTTACTACTAACCCATTCACAGGCAAAAAAATGCCTATCTGGATTGCAGATTACGTTTTAATTAGTTACGGTACAGGCGCAGTAATGGCAGTACCTGCACATGATGAAAGAGATGCTGAATTTGCTGAGAAATTCAACTTAGACATTATGACTGTTTATAATGAAGAAGGTAAAATGATTGATTCTGATCAATTAAATGGTTTAACACAAGAAGAAGCGGTACCTAAAGCAATTGATATGTTAGAAGAAAAAGGTATCGGTAAGAAAAAAGTGAGCTATAAATTAAGAGACTGGTTATTTAGTAGACAACGTTATTGGGGTGAACCAATTCCTGTGATACATTGGGAAGATGGCACAATGACAACAGTTCCTGAAGAGGAATTACCGTTACTATTACCTGAGACAGATCAAGTAAAACCATCTGGTACAGGTGAATCACCACTTGCTAACATTGAATCTTTCATTAATGTAGTTGATCCTAAAAATGGTATGAAAGGTCGTCGTGAAACAAATACGATGCCACAATGGGCTGGAAGCTGTTGGTATTATTTAAGATATATTGATCCACATAATGATAAGCAATTAGCGGATCCTGAATTACTTAAACATTGGTTGCCGGTTGATTTATATATTGGTGGGGTTGAACATGCGGTGCTTCATCTATTATATGCAAGATTCTGGCATAAAGTGCTTTACGATATCGGTGTTGTTCCAACTAAAGAACCTTTCCAAAAATTATATAATCAAGGCATGATTCTTGGTGAAGGTAATGAAAAAATGAGTAAATCTAAAGGTAATGTTGTAAACCCTGATGATATCGTACGCTCTCACGGTGCAGATACTTTAAGATTATATGAAATGTTTATGGGTCCACTTGATGCTGCAATTGCATGGAGTGAAAATGGATTAGATGGATCTCGTCGTTTCTTAGACAGAGTTTGGCGTTTACTCGTAACTGAAGAAGGTGAGTTATCAAGTAAAGTAACTACAGATCAAACACCTCAATTAGATAAAGTATATAACCAAACAGTGAAGAAAGTGACTGAAGACTTTAATACATTGAACTTTAACACTGCGATTAGTCAAATGATGGTATTTATAAACGATTGTTACAAACAAGATCAAATCAATAAATCTTATGTTGAAGGATTTGTAAAATTACTTTCACCAATTGCACCTCATATTTCTGAAGAACTATGGGAGAAATTAGGACACGATGATACAGTCACTTATGAAGCGTGGCCAACATTTGATGAATCATTACTTGTAGATAATGAAGTTGAAATTGTAATTCAAGTAAATGGTAAATTGAAAGATAAAATCAGTATCTCAAAAGACTTGAGCAAAGAAGAAATGGAAGCAGTTGCTTTGGAAAACGATAAAGTTAAAGAAGCAATTGAAGGTAAAACGGTACGCAAAGTGATTGCAGTACCTCAAAAATTAGTTAACATCGTAGCTAACTAA
- a CDS encoding rhodanese-like domain-containing protein: protein MKEINVTELANMITSNDPINIVDVREDHEVAFGMIPGAKHIPMGEIPNELSNFNEKQTYYIVCAGGVRSANVVEYLNDHDIDAVNIEGGMHAWGDEGLEFKGI, encoded by the coding sequence ATGAAAGAAATAAATGTAACTGAATTAGCCAATATGATTACTTCAAACGATCCAATCAATATTGTTGATGTAAGAGAAGACCATGAAGTTGCATTCGGTATGATTCCAGGAGCGAAACATATTCCAATGGGAGAAATTCCGAATGAGTTAAGCAACTTTAATGAGAAACAGACATACTATATTGTATGTGCTGGAGGCGTTCGAAGTGCAAATGTTGTTGAATATTTAAATGATCATGATATTGATGCAGTAAATATTGAAGGCGGCATGCACGCATGGGGCGATGAAGGATTAGAATTTAAAGGTATTTAA
- the trmB gene encoding tRNA (guanosine(46)-N7)-methyltransferase TrmB translates to MRMRNKPWADDFLNSHPNIVDVDLNHQYKMAEWFDKDQPIHIEVGTGMGRFITETAKQNPNINFVAIEKDKNVMVRVLEKVKEMELDNIKLINQDAKLLTEYFVENEVSRIYLNFSDPWPKTRHAKRRLTFSSFLEIYQFILKSDGQIHFKTDNQRLFEYSLESMSGYGMTFDYINLNLHENEPEDNIRTEYEDKFSSRGFRIYRMEASFKSKEGSGTEI, encoded by the coding sequence ATGAGAATGAGAAATAAACCTTGGGCTGATGATTTCTTGAATAGTCACCCAAATATTGTTGATGTCGATCTCAACCACCAATATAAAATGGCAGAATGGTTTGATAAAGATCAACCTATCCATATAGAAGTTGGAACAGGTATGGGACGCTTCATTACAGAAACAGCAAAACAAAATCCAAATATTAATTTTGTTGCAATTGAAAAAGACAAAAATGTAATGGTTAGAGTTCTAGAAAAAGTTAAAGAAATGGAATTAGACAATATTAAGTTAATTAATCAAGATGCCAAATTGTTAACTGAGTATTTTGTTGAAAATGAAGTTTCAAGAATTTATCTTAACTTCTCAGATCCGTGGCCAAAGACACGTCATGCAAAACGCAGATTAACGTTTTCATCTTTCTTAGAAATATACCAATTTATTTTAAAAAGTGACGGTCAAATACATTTTAAAACAGATAACCAACGTTTATTTGAATATAGTTTAGAAAGCATGTCTGGATATGGAATGACTTTCGATTATATCAACTTAAACTTACATGAAAACGAACCAGAAGATAATATTCGTACAGAGTATGAAGATAAATTCTCAAGTAGAGGATTTAGAATTTATCGTATGGAAGCAAGTTTTAAATCAAAAGAAGGGAGCGGTACAGAAATCTAA
- a CDS encoding phosphotransferase family protein, with protein sequence MEHFYQLGWTLDSAGGASGEAYMAEQDGRKLFLKRNSSPFLTALSAEGIVPKLVWTKRIETGEVVTAQHWKNGRELVQDEMNSDRVAKLLKKIHSSKQLLNMLKRMEMKPMHPELLFKKINSSLSRHVLTNRTVRKALLYLEDNMPTLDSRFYTVIHGDVNHNNWLLSDQDELFLVDWEGAMIADPAIDIGMILYTYVEEQDWADWLTKYGINDTHDLKKRMKWYTLIQAIAMVEWYEEKKRFNDMNDWLSFLNEVMTRNVFI encoded by the coding sequence TTGGAACATTTTTATCAATTAGGTTGGACGTTAGACTCAGCAGGCGGAGCATCAGGTGAAGCATATATGGCAGAACAAGATGGTCGTAAACTCTTCCTAAAACGTAATTCGAGTCCATTTTTAACAGCATTGTCAGCTGAAGGCATAGTACCAAAGTTAGTTTGGACGAAGAGAATTGAAACAGGAGAAGTAGTAACTGCACAACATTGGAAAAATGGTAGAGAGTTAGTCCAAGATGAAATGAATTCTGACCGTGTTGCCAAACTTCTTAAAAAAATACATTCTTCTAAACAATTATTAAATATGTTAAAACGTATGGAAATGAAACCTATGCACCCTGAGCTATTATTTAAGAAGATTAATAGTTCATTGTCTAGACACGTCTTAACAAACAGAACAGTAAGAAAGGCATTGTTATACTTAGAAGATAATATGCCTACACTTGATAGCCGATTTTATACCGTTATTCATGGAGATGTGAATCATAATAATTGGTTATTATCTGATCAAGATGAACTGTTCTTAGTGGATTGGGAAGGTGCAATGATTGCTGACCCTGCAATTGATATAGGTATGATATTGTATACGTATGTTGAGGAACAAGATTGGGCAGATTGGTTAACTAAATATGGTATTAACGATACGCACGATTTGAAAAAGCGTATGAAATGGTACACTTTAATCCAAGCTATAGCAATGGTTGAATGGTACGAAGAGAAAAAACGATTTAATGATATGAATGATTGGTTATCCTTCCTTAATGAAGTGATGACTAGAAATGTATTTATATGA
- the pepV gene encoding dipeptidase PepV — protein sequence MWRNKVKEYEKEIVSDLKGLLSIESVRNDAESTYDAPVGPGPKEALNYMYQLGERDGFSYVDIENIVGRIEAGKGDDLLGILCHVDVVPAGSGWETDPFDPVETEETIIARGTLDDKGPTIAAYYAVKILEDMKVDWKKRIHIIVGTDEESDWKCTDRYFETEEMPTVGFAPDAEFPLIHGEKGIVTFNILQSGYVEDIDEPEVELKAFFSGERFNMVPDTAQAKLLIKEQMTNVVQNFEMFLNEHEIEGETSIDEGFLNLTVFGKAAHGMDPTLGINAGLLLIEFLNSLKLDKYARSYVKFANDYLVNSPKGEKMGMKFATEEMGEVTTNTGIMSYTDVDGGQFGINLRYPEGFNFDQSLTRFSEEVTERGFEIEMDKHQVPHYVDKDDAFIHQLLSAYRNQTDDQSEPYTIGGGTYARNLDKGVAFGAMFKDSEDLMHQKNEYITKKQLFNATAIYLEAIYNVCVKDDKK from the coding sequence ATGTGGAGAAATAAAGTTAAAGAATATGAAAAAGAGATTGTAAGTGATTTAAAGGGGCTCTTGAGCATCGAAAGTGTAAGAAATGATGCGGAAAGTACATACGATGCACCTGTCGGGCCTGGTCCTAAGGAAGCATTAAATTACATGTATCAACTTGGAGAAAGAGATGGATTTTCATATGTTGATATTGAAAACATCGTCGGTAGAATTGAAGCAGGTAAGGGAGACGATCTACTAGGTATTTTATGTCATGTTGACGTTGTACCTGCTGGTAGTGGTTGGGAAACAGATCCTTTTGATCCTGTAGAAACAGAAGAAACAATTATTGCTCGTGGTACGTTAGATGACAAAGGTCCTACAATTGCTGCTTATTACGCAGTTAAAATTTTAGAAGACATGAAAGTAGATTGGAAGAAACGTATACATATTATTGTCGGTACTGACGAAGAATCAGATTGGAAATGTACAGACAGATATTTTGAAACTGAGGAAATGCCAACAGTTGGTTTTGCACCAGATGCTGAATTCCCACTTATTCATGGTGAAAAGGGAATCGTTACTTTTAATATTCTTCAATCAGGCTATGTTGAAGATATTGATGAGCCAGAAGTTGAGCTAAAAGCATTCTTCTCAGGTGAGAGATTTAATATGGTTCCAGACACTGCACAAGCGAAGTTATTGATTAAAGAACAAATGACGAATGTTGTTCAAAACTTTGAAATGTTCTTAAATGAACATGAAATCGAAGGGGAAACTTCAATTGATGAAGGTTTCTTAAATTTAACTGTATTTGGTAAAGCGGCACACGGTATGGATCCTACTTTAGGTATCAATGCTGGTTTGCTACTTATCGAATTTTTAAACAGCTTAAAATTAGATAAATACGCACGTTCTTATGTGAAATTTGCAAACGACTATCTCGTTAATTCTCCTAAAGGTGAAAAGATGGGGATGAAGTTTGCCACTGAAGAAATGGGTGAAGTTACAACAAACACAGGTATTATGAGTTATACAGATGTTGACGGTGGTCAATTTGGTATCAATTTAAGATATCCTGAAGGTTTTAACTTCGATCAATCATTAACACGTTTCTCAGAAGAAGTAACAGAACGTGGATTTGAAATTGAAATGGATAAACATCAAGTACCACATTATGTTGATAAAGATGACGCATTTATTCATCAATTATTATCAGCATATCGAAATCAAACAGACGACCAATCAGAACCTTATACAATTGGTGGAGGAACTTACGCTAGAAACCTTGATAAAGGTGTCGCTTTTGGCGCAATGTTCAAAGATTCAGAAGACTTAATGCATCAAAAAAATGAATACATTACTAAAAAGCAATTGTTTAATGCAACAGCAATATATTTAGAAGCAATATATAATGTTTGTGTAAAGGATGATAAAAAATGA
- a CDS encoding polysaccharide biosynthesis protein has product MSESKALVRGTFLLTASILITKVIGILYLIPFYAIIGDEKNLAPFTYAYQPYTIMITIATAGVPLAAAKYVSKYNALGAYKVSRKLYRSSFLVMSISGLVGFLLLFFLSPTIAELTLANKDGLEGGWKIEDITAVIRTISFVVLFIPLLATWRGIFQGFNSMGPTAVSEVTEQVARIAFILGGSYIVLNVMGGSVLTANQVATSAAGIGAVTALLTLLYYWIKRRNLIKAEVEQDTSDIDVSYVKIYKEIIKYSIPFVIVSLCFPIINLIDQFTHNTGLAIAGVNSDLHDIYFTMLNMTTNKIVMIPTSLAAGFAVSLVPFITNTYNSGRINDMHQQIRKALGVLLYLTVPASLGIMVLAQPLYNVFYSYSPMGTEILFWYAPVSILIALLSVTASMLQGIDKQALTVWIVVGALVVKAVVNLPLIIAFHTIGAVMGTAIALLVAVVLNCIVLWKYADFKFDITIYHTLKITLYTIIMLLFVELSYFIVSLFIDPTTKLGALITLLVGGFVGVIVYGYLTMRTRLADEFLGDITAKIRRKIKWV; this is encoded by the coding sequence ATGTCAGAAAGTAAAGCGCTAGTAAGAGGGACCTTTCTTCTTACGGCTAGTATTTTAATTACAAAAGTCATTGGTATACTTTATTTAATACCATTTTATGCGATTATTGGCGATGAGAAAAACCTTGCACCGTTTACATATGCTTATCAACCATACACAATCATGATAACAATCGCAACTGCCGGTGTACCACTAGCAGCAGCAAAATATGTTTCAAAATATAATGCTTTAGGTGCATATAAAGTGAGTAGGAAGTTATATCGATCGAGTTTCCTTGTAATGTCAATTTCAGGGCTTGTTGGGTTCTTATTACTTTTCTTCCTGTCTCCAACAATTGCAGAACTAACGTTGGCAAATAAAGATGGACTAGAAGGCGGCTGGAAGATAGAAGATATTACAGCAGTTATTCGTACGATTAGTTTTGTTGTGTTATTTATTCCATTATTGGCAACTTGGAGAGGTATATTCCAAGGGTTTAATTCGATGGGGCCAACTGCAGTATCAGAAGTTACAGAACAAGTCGCTCGTATTGCGTTTATTTTAGGTGGAAGTTATATCGTTCTAAACGTAATGGGCGGTTCAGTATTAACAGCAAACCAAGTTGCGACAAGTGCAGCGGGAATTGGTGCTGTTACAGCATTATTAACGTTATTATATTATTGGATTAAAAGAAGAAATCTTATTAAAGCTGAAGTGGAACAAGATACAAGTGATATTGATGTTTCATATGTAAAAATTTATAAAGAAATTATTAAATACAGTATTCCATTTGTAATTGTTAGTTTATGTTTTCCAATCATTAATTTAATTGATCAGTTCACACATAATACTGGTTTAGCAATTGCTGGTGTTAATAGTGATTTACATGATATTTACTTTACGATGTTAAATATGACTACAAATAAAATTGTAATGATTCCTACTTCATTGGCAGCAGGATTTGCAGTCAGCTTAGTACCATTTATTACTAACACGTATAACTCAGGTAGAATCAATGATATGCACCAACAGATTAGAAAAGCACTAGGTGTATTACTTTACTTAACAGTGCCGGCATCATTAGGGATTATGGTACTTGCACAGCCACTATATAACGTGTTCTATAGTTATAGTCCAATGGGAACAGAAATCTTATTCTGGTATGCACCTGTTAGTATTTTAATCGCTTTACTTTCAGTAACAGCTTCTATGCTGCAAGGTATTGATAAACAAGCGTTAACAGTTTGGATTGTTGTTGGCGCGTTAGTCGTTAAAGCGGTAGTAAACTTACCATTAATTATTGCTTTCCATACTATTGGTGCAGTAATGGGTACAGCAATCGCATTACTTGTTGCTGTTGTATTAAATTGTATTGTACTTTGGAAATATGCAGACTTTAAATTTGATATTACGATTTACCATACGTTGAAGATTACACTCTATACGATCATTATGTTATTATTCGTTGAATTAAGTTACTTCATCGTATCGTTATTCATCGATCCAACGACGAAACTTGGTGCATTAATCACTCTACTCGTTGGTGGATTTGTAGGTGTCATTGTTTATGGTTATTTAACAATGCGTACGCGTTTAGCAGATGAATTCTTAGGCGATATCACTGCTAAAATCAGACGTAAAATCAAGTGGGTGTAA